A stretch of DNA from Oryza brachyantha chromosome 9, ObraRS2, whole genome shotgun sequence:
TGAGTTGAGAAGTTTGAAggttgtgctttgtcgcttctCTACTCTTTTGGGTAAACTTTATTGACAAAAGTGTAACACAAACTATGTTTCGCCCACAATTTGTTGTAATGTGATCAGAAGCAAATTCCGTTGATGCAATGCTCTTACACTGGGGAAACTTACATTTATGCTGTCTTTTCTATAATTGTTTCTGTTATTTCCATTTATATGAGTACTGGAACCATATTCTTCTGCTCTATATTGCTGGCATATATCATGTGTGAAGTCTATCATTCATGGAAGGTGACTCTGGTAAACACTAGGattatttggaaaaaaaaaagattcaatCCCATTCTGGCATGTCTGCCTATGGCCCCGTTTAACCCACCAGTTTACAAATCATATAAGACAAAAAGTTGGCTTAAAATCTTAAACCAATAAACCTAAGCCTAACCAATGGAGGACCTTAGTACAGCTCCAGCTACTGGATCCTGGTTTCCTGCTGCTGAAACTGTGCCAAAATATGGCTACTGGATCCATCGATCTGGATTTGTGCCGAAACCGTTGTAGATCCTCCAAAATATAGAGCTAGAAGCCTAGAACTATGCTGAAAACAGTTGTAGATACTCCAAGAAATAGAGAATTAGTTAATACATTTTGGGACGACGCTAGTATGATATTGTAAACTAGATCCCAATTCGATATCTTGTAACAAATCTTATCTTTATCCTATTATTGTTCTGGCGCGAAGcaaagaaataatttgggGGAAAGAAATGGCGGGAAAGCAGCAATGTAGCACGCCATTTTTGGCGCCAAACGCGCAGAAAAATCCcacctttcttcttctttgttcCCCCTTCCTTCGCCTCCACCCACCGGACCGGGAGAAGCGGGCGGCGATGCAGATCCGAGTGCGGTGCGGGTGCGGCGAGGCGTCGTGCCCGGAGtgggcggtggtggaggtgcAGGGCGTGGTGCAGCCGCAGCCGTCCTTCTCCGGCCGCATCCAGGGCCTCCACATCGGCCgcctctgcgccgccgcctccccgtctTCCAAGGCAAGAACGAaacctcgccgccggtctcGTCTCCCCCTCTCGACCATCTCGAATCCGCCataactctctctctctctctctctcgattgATTCGATCGCCCGTGCAGGCGGCGTTCACCTTCACCGTGGGGTACCATGAGCTTGCCGGCACCAAGGTGACGCTCAAGAAGCCTCTCCTGGTGCTGAGGAAGCAGaagacgtcgacgacgacggcggagacgGAGCTGGAGGTGATCGGCGTCATCCGGCACAAGATCCTCTTCAAGGACAGGCCCAAGGCACTCATCTCAAGTAATCGACCAAACTTACTAATCACTCGACCAATTGAAATGTTCTTGAACTCCAATGAATCAACTCGCTAATGAATTTCGAGCAGAGATTAGCaaatttgattcttttttctgGGGGATGGCGATTTTATGCAGAGCCGCAggtgaaggagaagaagacactgccggcgccgccacctccagcATCCTAGCAGCTGACGCCGATGCAGCTAAGATCAATCAAAACGCTGCCTTTGCctttgctgctgccgctgctgctgctgctgctgtagtTTTAGGATGAAGTGAAGAACTAACTAGTCATGGTTGTTCGTGTTCTTGGGGTTATCACTGGATTAGCCCTTTGTGATTGTTCTTGCTCTCTGCAATCAGTTTTTGAGGCGCATCAATGACAAATcttcctcttttttattttttgcgaGGATAATAGTATCAAATGACAAGACTGCTACACGAATACACGATAATTATTTTCACCTGATGCAGCCTGACAATTCCAAGATCTAATCCGATATGGCGCTCTCTTGTTTATCTTAATGTTTGctctattatttatgttaatgttgctccctctatttcaaatTATAAGATTTGAttgtatctagatttattaatggATCAATGAATATCCAGAT
This window harbors:
- the LOC102702688 gene encoding putative uncharacterized protein DDB_G0287975 is translated as MAGKQQCSTPFLAPNAQKNPTFLLLCSPFLRLHPPDREKRAAMQIRVRCGCGEASCPEWAVVEVQGVVQPQPSFSGRIQGLHIGRLCAAASPSSKAAFTFTVGYHELAGTKVTLKKPLLVLRKQKTSTTTAETELEVIGVIRHKILFKDRPKALISKPQVKEKKTLPAPPPPAS